In one Melospiza melodia melodia isolate bMelMel2 chromosome 5, bMelMel2.pri, whole genome shotgun sequence genomic region, the following are encoded:
- the BST1 gene encoding ADP-ribosyl cyclase/cyclic ADP-ribose hydrolase 2 isoform X2, whose product MMSLFFPLLFVSVLCMNSFSAVQGKKWKGEGTTQNLESIVIGRCYEYIRLVNPAVGEKNCSQIWEAFKNAFINKDPCSILPEDYELFINLTFHTIPPNKSLFWENNQLLVTSLAARGRRYMSVGDTLFGFLADFLIWCGQADSPGLDYESCPTMAECENNAVDSFWRIASVTYAKHSSGVIQVLLNGSAEGGAYPQPGFFADYEIPNFQKDKISQIVIWVVDDIEGPDRDSCGTNSVKTLETRLKTLGFDVTCTDNYKSVMFLLCLDYPDHSKCAFASF is encoded by the exons ATGATgagcctttttttccctcttttatttGTCTCTGTTCTATGTATGAACAGCTTCTCAGCAGTGCAGGGAAAGAAATGGAAAGGTGAAGGTACTACTCAAAACCTGGAAAGTATTGTCATTGGAAGATGCTATGAGTATATTAGACTTGTGAACCCTGCTGTTGG TGAGAAGAATTGTTCACAGATATGGGAagcatttaaaaatgcatttattaaCAAGGATCCTTGCAGCATTCTACCTGAGGATTATGAATTATTTATCAACCTCACATTTCACACAATTCCACCTAACAAG tctcTTTTCTGGGAAAATAATCAGCTGCTAgtcaccagccttgctgccagAGGACGTCGCTACATGTCTGTGGGTGATACTCTCTTTGGCTTCCTTGCAGATTTTCTGAtctggtgtgggcaggcagacagccctg GCCTGGACTATGAATCCTGCCCCACCATGGCGGAATGTGAGAACAATGCAGTGGATTCTTTCTGGAGGATTGCCTCAGTCACT TATgcaaagcacagctctggggtGATCCAGGTCTTGCTGAATGGTTCTGCAGAGGGAGGAGCTTATCCACAGCCAGG TTTTTTTGCAGATTATGAAATACCTAATTTCCAGAAAGACAAAATCTCACAGATTGTCATTTGGGTTGTGGATGATATTGAAGGACCAGATAG AGATTCATGTGGAACTAATAGTGTAAAGACATTAGAAACCAGGCTGAAAACTCTTGGATTTGATGTCACTTGCACTGACAATTACAA GTCTGTAATGTTCTTACTCTGCCTGGATTATCCTGATCATTCTAAGTGTGCCTTTGCATC